A single window of Rubripirellula lacrimiformis DNA harbors:
- a CDS encoding nucleotide sugar dehydrogenase, producing the protein MTTATQASAATQFVDKITDRTAKIGVIGLGYVGLPLLDAFISKQFSCVGFDVDQTKVDALAARTSYIKHIADSKIAAWYDQQRFDATSDMSRLSEPDVLLICVPTPLDDARDPDLKYVISTCEKIAKTLRPGQLVVLESTTYPTTTRDVMIPILERSGLKAGDDFFVAYSPEREDPGNPDFSAAGIPKVVGAINDDSLLVACKLYDAAVAGTVPVSSCEVAEAAKVLENIYRAVNIALVNELKVLFDAMGIDVWEVINAAKTKPFGFQAFYPGPGLGGHCIPIDPFYLSWLARKQGLNARFIELAGEVNRSMPDYVVQRTSLFLNEFSKSIRGSKICLLGIAYKKDVDDPRESPSFDLLTRLLAMGAEVTYSDPHVPKLPAMRHYDLPAMKSEELSAEFLASQDAVLIATGHTDFDYDTIVQHSHLVIDTRNATEGIAVGREKIRKT; encoded by the coding sequence TTGACTACCGCCACACAAGCCAGCGCCGCCACCCAGTTTGTCGACAAAATCACTGATCGAACCGCTAAAATCGGGGTAATCGGCCTCGGTTATGTCGGGCTACCACTGCTGGACGCTTTCATTAGCAAACAGTTTTCATGCGTCGGTTTCGACGTCGACCAGACCAAAGTCGACGCATTGGCAGCGAGAACCAGCTACATCAAGCACATCGCTGACTCCAAGATCGCAGCCTGGTACGACCAACAACGTTTCGACGCAACATCGGACATGAGCCGGTTGAGCGAGCCGGATGTGTTGCTGATCTGTGTGCCGACGCCGCTGGACGATGCTCGCGATCCCGACTTGAAGTACGTGATCTCGACGTGCGAAAAGATCGCCAAAACGCTGCGTCCGGGTCAACTGGTGGTGCTGGAGAGCACCACGTACCCGACGACAACCCGCGACGTGATGATCCCGATCCTAGAGCGATCGGGGCTGAAAGCGGGCGATGACTTCTTTGTCGCTTATAGCCCCGAACGGGAAGACCCTGGCAATCCGGACTTCTCCGCCGCGGGAATCCCCAAAGTCGTCGGCGCAATCAATGACGACAGCCTTCTGGTCGCCTGCAAACTCTACGACGCGGCAGTCGCCGGCACGGTGCCTGTCAGCAGCTGCGAGGTCGCCGAGGCCGCCAAGGTACTCGAGAACATTTACCGAGCCGTCAACATTGCGTTGGTGAATGAATTGAAGGTGCTGTTCGATGCGATGGGCATCGACGTCTGGGAAGTCATCAACGCGGCGAAAACCAAACCGTTCGGATTCCAAGCATTCTATCCGGGCCCCGGATTGGGCGGCCACTGTATCCCGATCGATCCGTTCTACCTGTCTTGGTTGGCTCGAAAACAAGGACTCAACGCGCGGTTCATCGAATTGGCCGGTGAAGTCAATCGATCGATGCCCGACTATGTCGTCCAACGAACCAGCCTATTCTTGAACGAATTTTCGAAATCGATTCGCGGCAGCAAAATCTGCTTGCTGGGGATCGCGTACAAAAAAGACGTTGACGACCCCCGGGAAAGTCCATCGTTTGACCTGCTGACTCGGTTGCTGGCAATGGGCGCGGAGGTCACCTACAGCGATCCGCACGTGCCGAAGTTACCGGCGATGCGGCATTATGATTTGCCCGCGATGAAGTCGGAAGAATTGTCTGCCGAGTTCTTGGCTTCTCAGGACGCAGTGTTGATCGCCACCGGCCATACCGACTTTGATTACGATACCATCGTCCAACATTCGCACTTGGTGATCGACACTCGCAACGCGACGGAGGGAATCGCCGTCGGCCGCGAAAAGATCCGCAAGACTTAG